The Lates calcarifer isolate ASB-BC8 unplaced genomic scaffold, TLL_Latcal_v3 _unitig_5007_quiver_1882, whole genome shotgun sequence genome segment TTCCCTGGCTCCGGGTTTTTCTGGTCCAGGTTTGACGAGTTTACATGTGGGTTAGAGCTGgacctggtctgatgtggtctgcgttgtttactgttgttattaACGTTTGTTGTTTATTAACTGTAACTGGTGAAACGACAGAGAAACGGGTGAGAACCGGTCTCCGTTAAACCTCATTAAAACCCGGCTCTAATTTCTGAATTAACGGTTTTTTGTCGGTTAGCTCCTCCGCTGTGTGTTAGCCGCCCGTGCTAACAGGCTAACCCCGCGGAGTGAACGCGCTCTCCGGCTGTAGCCCGGCTCCTGCCCCGAGCTCCCCGCTGCTTTTAGCTCCGCTGGGTTCTGAACTCTCGGTCTCACCCTCCAGGGTCAGGCTGTCCTGCTCTTTGGGCTGTTTGGCCGCGTTGGTCGCCTCCTCCTCCGGCATCTCCACGTCCTGCGGCTCCGGGCCCGGGTCCTTCGGCTTCTCGGCTTTGGAGTCCCGGTCCCGGCCTCCCGCTTTGTCCCGCCGTTTGGCCGCTGTCTCCTTCATGGCGTCTGGAAGACAAACGGCAGAAAGTCAGGACACACACCGAGCTCCGAGCGCTACAACACGGAGAACTGAACCGGGTCTGGACCGGGTCTGGACCGAGTCTTTACCTGCACAGTCACTCTGCACCTCAGGATAACGTCACAATGACTGGCAACTGTTGGAGCGCGGTGGATTATGGGACATTACAGGCAGTACGAGATGACGACAGAGAGCGGAGCAGGCGCAGATAATCGATCACAGATAGCTCGATACTCTTATCTTATTATTTTACAAGACAAACGGTTTTTCCTGCTGCTTCCATGTAATTCAATTTAATGTAATGCAATTCAATGTAATTTGACGTTATATAATGTAATGCACTGGATTGATAAAGTCATGTTTTACCGGGTATTCAGACTAACTAGAAACTACACTATAAAACTGACTTCAGCTTATTTCAGGTTTGTCACACAcaacatctcaacaactatttaTTACAAcaactaataataatgatgataataataatacatgttgCTGTGTGGAAACACTGTGATCCAGGTGAGCACACCTGTGGTTCCTGGTTTTATTtccactgaagaaaaacaaaacatcatgaGTCAAAAACCTTCAATGATTCAATGAGTCTCCTACACTGAGACTCTGTGGAGGTTTTCTCTCCAGCAGTTGCTCACACAGTGTTTACCTGTCTGATACAGGTGAGTGTGACTCTGTGATCTCTGTGATCCTGCAGCCTCAGTCTGATGAACCTGTTTCACATCACTTAAAACCACATCAACAAACACCTGAGAGGAGCCTCGGTTTAACGACAGGTTTATTTCATCACATAAAGTTACGTGGACCTTGACGATGATCAACTCATCCTTAAGATGGATTTCTCTGAGGTAGGTCTGGAGGTCCTTAAGGAGGTTCTAGGAGTTCTTAAGGAGTTTTAAGGGTCCTTGAGAGGTTTCCAGGGGTCCTTGAGGAGATATGAATGACTCTGATGATTTCCAACCTCTCCAGGAGACCAGGTGGGCCATTTCACCAAATATAGAGACCATGACCTCCTCCTGGTCTCCTCCAGGTGGCACTCTGTCCTCTACACCTGGTGGCTCTGCAGGGACTTCAGGTACTCCATGTGGCGGCGGGCGTCCTCCTGGTTCTGTCGGATGTAGCAGACCAGGTAGGAGATGACCATGGAGAACCAGAGGAACATGGTGACCAGCATCACCACATCGGTGGTTctcctcacagacagacacagatccCAGTCCTCCACCAGTAAGACCAGCGGCATCCCAACAGCTCCTGGAACAGGAAACACTCACTGTCACAACAGTCTGTGAACGCAACACAGCTTCACCTGGACGTCacataaagatttaaaattaaattacattacatcacagagagctgcaggactgatcctaaaaccaggcagtaagttagcatgttagcatgttatagcctaacattagctttttacttgtagagattgtatttaggcttcagggagggaaccaggctgatgctaccttcagggctggactacagaaacataTCATCACTGTGGGACGTTATCACATTTAATGGTCATTTGACTTGACGTTGTCCactgctctgattggctgatgagTGTAAACGTACCGAGGTTTGGGAGGTCAGAGGTTTGACAGACGACCTCGTTCAGAGATGATGGATCCAGATCCAACTGAGGCATCGACAGCTGAACACAAACGAGAGACACAGTGAAACATCAGAGAATCAAACAGTTTCTTCTGTGGTTAAAAGATTTTTACACCTTCACTCCTGATGATGATCAGTGTTCATGATCAATGTTCAATAAGAGCTTTTATACTCACCTGCATCCTACAGTCACAGTGCCAGGGGTTGTGCGTCAGGTTGGCGGCAGCTCGCAGCCCGCCGAGCGCCGCTGGGTCCAGTGCAGACAGCCAATTGGATGAGAGGTCCAGGAAACGAAGAGAGGACTCCAAACCCCGGAAACAACCGGCTTCAagagaggagagctgagaggaaacaggaaactgaagctgaaaccTGAATGAACCACAGTTACCTGTCCAAATAGAAACCAGGTGTTTCAGTACCTGGTTGTGTGACAGGTCAAGCTCATTGAGCAGCAACAGGTCAGAGAACGAATCAGTCGGCAGAAAGCTGAGCAGGTTTTTATCCAGAAACAGACGAATGGTGAGATTAGAGAGGCCGACAGGTACCTGGGGACACAACACACCTGGGCAGGTTAGAGAGGGAAACTTTAACATAGACAGGTGTTTCAGGAGGACATTAGGAAACTCTTTCTTTGTCTATAaagatgtttaaaatgtgagaacatctgtttcagctgtttgaaGCTACACTAGCAGTTTCCCCTTGCTTGTggtctttctgctaagctaggctaaacacatcCTGGACCTCTCCAAGGATTTCTGAAAAGCAAGAATGTAAAATAGACGGGAAAATAACCAAATTGTGGTGATTGGGTTTTTAGTTTTCAGATGAGTCCTCACAATGTATAAATGAAACCTGGTCCCTGTAGGACACATACATGTACGTGTCCCCATAACATCATTAACACCTCAGACAGACCTGTGTCAGTCTCAGTCCACTGCAGCGGACCGTCAGTCCTCCATCCGGCTTCTCC includes the following:
- the LOC108873253 gene encoding leucine-rich repeat-containing protein 3 isoform X1, translated to MSLTVKPPPPSSSVVDLSPRRMLLLLLLVLPPPNLMMTSSPFTVALWRHGNRFSANNICQYLEKPDGGLTVRCSGLRLTQVPVGLSNLTIRLFLDKNLLSFLPTDSFSDLLLLNELDLSHNQLSSLEAGCFRGLESSLRFLDLSSNWLSALDPAALGGLRAAANLTHNPWHCDCRMQLSMPQLDLDPSSLNEVVCQTSDLPNLGAVGMPLVLLVEDWDLCLSVRRTTDVVMLVTMFLWFSMVISYLVCYIRQNQEDARRHMEYLKSLQSHQV
- the LOC108873253 gene encoding leucine-rich repeat-containing protein 3 isoform X2, with the translated sequence MLLLLLLVLPPPNLMMTSSPFTVALWRHGNRFSANNICQYLEKPDGGLTVRCSGLRLTQVPVGLSNLTIRLFLDKNLLSFLPTDSFSDLLLLNELDLSHNQLSSLEAGCFRGLESSLRFLDLSSNWLSALDPAALGGLRAAANLTHNPWHCDCRMQLSMPQLDLDPSSLNEVVCQTSDLPNLGAVGMPLVLLVEDWDLCLSVRRTTDVVMLVTMFLWFSMVISYLVCYIRQNQEDARRHMEYLKSLQSHQV
- the LOC108873253 gene encoding leucine-rich repeat-containing protein 3 isoform X3 yields the protein MSLTVKPPPPSSSVVDLSPRRMLLLLLLVLPPPNLMMTSSPFTVALWRHGNRFSANNICQYLEKPDGGLTVRCSGLRLTQLSSLEAGCFRGLESSLRFLDLSSNWLSALDPAALGGLRAAANLTHNPWHCDCRMQLSMPQLDLDPSSLNEVVCQTSDLPNLGAVGMPLVLLVEDWDLCLSVRRTTDVVMLVTMFLWFSMVISYLVCYIRQNQEDARRHMEYLKSLQSHQV